The following coding sequences are from one Purpureocillium takamizusanense chromosome 14, complete sequence window:
- the PEX6 gene encoding peroxisomal assembly protein (EggNog:ENOG503NVEI~COG:O~BUSCO:EOG09260VTN), whose product MAASSAHVAPSHKRNSCRRRQDKPAISARLVLDDHIKGDVGILSQDLFADLLPQLGDDADGEQPGQVHHVAVSPWAPNAAPSEMAWSIVPVVRSAALAHSTVQFSPSSPALQSFAVTLQQVAPSKLSSHSRSGIEILVLDVVPIPLETVFVSLESESTKRIENGEGTFYRDHPTHPQGKVTATQTAQERLTAAIRTSLGSLKVVHAGDMFALPLAPHPVTHQPPNPGKIMLCEPVAQGILTDTTKIVLMRGRVHTRHARRQASSMEASHRLNGIADDEDGNTDQFFSAAEERYRTDARPDETDTETATETETELSELEQEDELSDDSMDDMLSLHAPALPPTNVSGLGTMQPGTPMTIGTLRGRKTNGAATPGSVFSNFTSATARPDRPRGRLFKAQGLVKPMPSGLLHPKPSADEDEEARIYVEMSSLPKIGCFSGDWARVEVAEEPPLNGFGAFGLGSFGQPEVEGNWRPVRVYGLPEGYSQRPVSRIPTSRSGERKTSFFESQVQRPSSPTAYASPVLLANLENTTHLRISALKKQSYQGKGTLPRFTSASHPPYAKDIAIHHIRTPISAERAYQTAVLGGLKRYFAQKTRLVRTGDLIAVPVDAQLGRVLQEGPATGGSEVDDVMALTAGNNKDQAPPHVDNVAWFKVGHIQIQKADEDEDSTAEAFWGSVACIDSSTVGMHGSGFETSKIPGSNQSTWPYYLGLKKVPRRTSDASPLALAEQKPQHVSPLRRQLRELLAAATSQRAIHFKMPPVAILLTSTHRNIGKSTLATAACADMGLHTYSIDAYDILSEGSGSGGDVKTEGFLRTRAERAMSCGPECCALLIQHVEALTADRIESTMKEILEEARVLIATTNEVDQVPDGVRGLFTHELEMGAPDEAERETILRAVVESRGVSLEPSIDLNSIALKTAALVAGDLVDVVERASIAQQSRLEQLSRNTSGDGAMVTVRDLQVAGGPLARCLTAADFDVAVEAARKNFSDSIGAPKIPNVTWDDVGGLGNVKDAVTETIQLPLERPELFAKGMKKRSGILFYGPPGTGKTLLAKAIATEYSLNFFSVKGPELLNMYIGESEANVRRVFQRARDARPCVVFFDELDSVAPKRGNQGDSGGVMDRIVSQLLAELDGMSGGEDAGGVFVVGATNRPDLLDPALLRPGRFDKMLYLGVSDTHDKQLTILEALTRKYIQSAHPLNSLESKSNNEYRFTLHPTVSLKAVADRLPFTYTGADFYALCSDAMLKAVTRQAAAVDAKVKAINSERKEGGIQHDISTAYYFDHYATPEDIAVMVTEADFMAAHEELIPSVSAGELAHYEKVRATFEGVAGDKQKPPPRLPSGATNGSSAITAHAHALPQRNKAGKTGKGKGKGKAVALTSDDEFDDDDSDQGSVIGPTNGKSNKSKDKGKGKAVMGFQDGTASDDDGLY is encoded by the coding sequence GCCGAAGTGGCATTGAGATACTGGTCCTCGACGTTGTTCCGATACCGCTCGAGACCGTCTTCGTGAGCCTCGAAAGCGAATCCACCAAGCGCATCGAGAATGGCGAGGGTACATTCTATCGCGATCACCCTACGCACCCGCAAGGCAAGGTCACGGCGACCCAGACCGCACAGGAACGGCTCACGGCAGCCATCAGAACGTCACTGGGCAGTCTCAAGGTTGTCCACGCCGGAGACATGTTCGCCCTGCCCCTCGCGCCGCACCCCGTCACGCATCAACCCCCGAACCCCGGCAAAATAATGCTTTGCGAGCCCGTTGCCCAAGGTATTTTGACTGACACGACCAAAATTGTACTCATGCGCGGGCGCGTGCACACGAGGCACGCGAGGCGGCAGGCCTCTTCCATGGAGGCGAGCCATCGGCTCAATGGCattgccgatgacgaggacggcaatACTGATCAAttcttctcggcggcggaagagCGATACCGTACCGATGCGCGACCGGACGAGACCGATACCGAGACTGCTACGGAAACGGAGACGGAGCTGTCCGAGCTCGAGCAAGAGGACGAGCTGTCCGACGACTCCATGGACGATATGCTCTCATTGCATGCACCTGCCCTCCCGCCAACCAACGTCAGTGGGCTGGGGACGATGCAACCCGGCACGCCCATGACAATCGGAACCCTCCGGGGACGAAAGACCAACGGCGCTGCCACTCCGGGATCCGTCTTCTCCAACTTCACGTCTGCCACGGCCCGACCGGACCGGCCACGCGGCCGCCTGTTCAAGGCACAGGGTCTCGTCAAGCCAATGCCCTCGGGCCTTCTGCACCCGAAGccctccgccgacgaggacgaagaagcaAGGATATATGTAGAAATGTCTTCGTTGCCCAAAATTGGCTGCTTCTCGGGTGACTgggcgcgcgtcgaggtAGCAGAAGAGCCGCCGCTCAACGGATTTGGCGCGTTCGGGCTGGGCAGCTTCGGACAGCCCGAAGTCGAGGGAAACTGGCGCCCGGTTCGGGTCTACGGACTTCCGGAGGGCTACTCTCAGCGCCCGGTCAGTAGGATCCCGACATCCAGGTCTGGGGAGCGGAAGACGTCCTTTTTCGAATCCCAGGTTCaacggccgtcgagcccaaCTGCCTATGCGTctcccgtcctcctcgccaacctCGAAAACACTACGCACCTTCGCATCTCCGCTCTCAAGAAACAGTCCTATCAAGGGAAAGGCACATTGCCTCGCTTCACGAGCGCCTCCCATCCGCCATACGCCAAGGATATTGCAATTCATCACATTCGTACTCCAATCTCGGCTGAACGAGCGTACCAAACCGCGGTCCTAGGCGGTCTCAAGCGATATTTTGCGCAAAAGACTCGCCTTGTCCGAACCGGTGACCTGATCGCTGTCCCCGTCGATGCACAGCTGGGCCGGGTGCTTCAGGAGGGGCCAGCTACGGGAGGCTCAGAGGTCGACGATGTGATGGCGCTGACCGccggcaacaacaaggaTCAGGCACCGCCGCACGTCGATAACGTCGCGTGGTTCAAGGTCGGGCATATACAAATTCAGAaggcagacgaggacgaggacagTACAGCCGAGGCCTTTTGGGGTTCCGTGGCCTGCATCGACAGCTCCACCGTCGGCATGCACGGCTCCGGCTTCGAGACCAGCAAGATACCGGGCAGTAACCAGAGCACCTGGCCGTACTATCTGGGTTTGAAGAAGGTGCCCCGGCGCACCTCTGACGCCTCTCCTCTTGCGTTGGCAGAACAGAAACCTCAGCATGTGTCTCCActccggcggcagctccgaGAGCTACTCGCGGCTGCGACAAGCCAGAGAGCCATTCATTTCAagatgccgcccgtcgccatcctTCTGACGTCCACGCACCGGAACATTGGCAAGTCAACGCTTGCGACAGCCGCGTGCGCCGACATGGGTCTGCACACGTACTCGATTGACGCGTACGACATCTTGAGTGAAGGgagtggcagcggcggcgatgttAAGACAGAGGGGTTTCTAAGAACGCGAGCCGAGAGGGCCATGAGCTGCGGACCAGAGTGCTGTGCGCTGCTCATACAGCATGTCGAGGCCCTGACGGCGGACCGCATCGAATCTACAATGAAGGAGATTCTGGAAGAGGCAAGGGTgctcatcgccaccaccaacgaAGTCGACCAAGTGCCGGATGGCGTCCGTGGTCTCTTCACGCATGAGTTGGAGATGGGAGCTCCAGACGAGgctgagagagagacgaTTCTGCGAGCGGTTGTTGAGAGCCGTGGTGTCAGCCTCGAACCGTCGATCGACCTCAACTCTATCGCACTCAAGACGGCAGCACTTGTCGCGGGCGACCTGGTAGATGTCGTGGAGCGCGCTTCCATCGCCCAACAATCACGGCTCGAGCAGCTCTCACGGAACACCAGCGGCGATGGAGCCATGGTGACGGTCAGGGATCTTCAGGTCGCTGGCGGGCCGCTCGCGCGATGCCTCACGGCGGCCGACTTTGATGTGGCCGTGGAGGCGGCTCGAAAGAACTTTTCCGACTCGATTGGTGCCCCCAAGATTCCCAACGTGACATGGGATGACGttggtggcctcggcaaCGTCAAGGACGCCGTCACGGAGACCATCCAGCTACCCCTAGAGCGGCCGGAGCTGTTCGCCAAGGGCATGAAGAAGCGCTCAGGCATTCTCTTCTACGGACCGCCCGGTACTGGCAAGACGCTTCTGGCAAAGGCCATTGCGACGGAGTACAGCCTCAACTTCTTCAGCGTCAAGGGTCCTGAGCTGCTCAACATGTACATTGGTGAGTCGGAGGCCAATGTGCGCCGAGTGTTCCAACGGGCGCGAGACGCACGGCCTTGCGTCGTGTTTTTCGACGAGCTAGACTCGGTGGCGCCGAAGCGAGGAAACCAGGGCGATAGCGGCGGCGTGATGGACCGCATCGTGTCGCAGCTTCTGGCAGAGCTGGATGGCATgtctggcggcgaggatgccggtGGCGTCTTTGTCGTTGGCGCCACGAATCGACCCGATCTGCTGGAccctgcgctgctgcggcccggTCGATTCGACAAGATGTTATACCTTGGCGTCTCCGACACGCACGACAAGCAGCTCACCATCCTGGAAGCACTCACTCGAAAGTACATCCAGTCCGCCCATCCGTTGAACAGCTTAGAAAGCAAATCTAACAATGAATACAGGTTCACACTGCACCCGACAGTCTCGCTcaaggccgtggccgaccgCCTCCCCTTCACGTACACGGGCGCCGACTTCTACGCCCTCTGTAGCGACGCCATGCTCAAGGCCGTCACCCgccaagcggcggcggtggacgccaaggtcaaggccatcaacAGCGAGCGAAAAGAAGGCGGTATTCAACACGACATCTCGACGGCTTACTACTTTGACCACTACGCCACGCCCGAGGACATTGCCGTCATGGTCACCGAGGCCGACTTCATGGCCGCGCACGAGGAGCTCATCCCTAGTGTTagcgccggcgagctggcgcacTACGAAAAGGTCCGCGCCACGTTTGAGGGAGTCGCGGGCGACAAGCAgaagcctcctcctcgtctacCATCGGGCGCGACGAATGGATCTTCTGCTATCACTGCCCATGCGCATGCGCTGCCCCAAAGGAACAAGGCCGGCAAGaccggcaagggcaagggcaagggcaaggccgtGGCGTTgaccagcgacgacgagtttgacgacgatgacagcGACCAGGGGAGCGTGATTGGGCCGACCAACGGGAAGTCCAACAAgagcaaggacaagggcaagggcaaggcggtCATGGGGTTCCAGGACGGGACGGCcagtgacgatgatggcctgTATTAG
- a CDS encoding uncharacterized protein (COG:S~EggNog:ENOG503P4XB), with the protein MTTYSTDPALYIFTSLTAGSSHIVTATSRLETILRANRVPFKAVDIAVDEKARMLWGRRAGKDDGGRLRKLPGLVQEGLVLGDLVEIEDWNEYGELKQHVKIYYDEHTIPSIHDKPPEPTKLKQPVKPAANAAAAAASTASSKTAATPSPPPAPPAPSAEHKAAAVAASAVAADEARKTDGASKSGATAASAATAAATTVLPMRSVADEAAQKAKELRLRTLREKVHGKKTPDAAAAAAPATPQKSNTASSSPPEGNADATAGAATTHAGLQSPTSGAWKDASRGGSADDAASARETVQSPTTGRWRRGSGDAGDLTARVAEASPEEIKKVEAEMAIKEEPKLEEEEDDEEDQDEKDGEKVVVAPKSADTKKEEIKTSAKKEEEEDEDGDDDDDEDDDSSDGEPKGKAEPKRAAPASK; encoded by the exons ATGACGACATACTCGACCGACCCGGCCCTCTACATCTTCACCTCCCTCACCGCCGGCTCCTCGCacatcgtcaccgccacctcGCGCCTCGAGACCATCCTCCGCGCCAACCGCGTCCCcttcaaggccgtcgacatcgccgtcgaTGAAAAGGCCCGCATGCtctggggccgccgcgccggcaaggacgacggcggccgcctcagGAAACTGCCCGGCCTGGTGCAGGAGGGGCTTGTCCTAGGG gacctcgtcgagatTGAAGACTGGAACGAGTACGGCGAGCTCAAGCAACACGTCAAGATCTACTACGACGAACATACCATCCCCTCCATCCACGACAAGCCCCCCGAGCCGACCAAACTGAAACAGCCGGTGAaacccgccgccaacgccgccgccgccgccgcgtccaccgCAAGCTCAAAgacagcagcaacgccttcgccgccccccgcgccgcccgctccctcCGCCGAGCAcaaagccgccgccgttgccgcgagtgccgtcgccgccgacgaggcaagGAAGACGGACGGCGCCTCCAAGAGCggcgccactgccgccagcGCAGCGACAGCCGCGGCAACCACCGTCCTCCCCATGCGCAgcgtcgcggacgaggcaGCGCAGAAGGCTAAGGAGCTTCGCCTGCGGACTCTGCGCGAAAAGGTCCACGGCAAGAagacgcccgacgccgccgccgccgccgcgcccgccacgccgcaAAAGTCGAAtaccgcctcctcgtcgccccccGAGGGCAACGCTGATGCCacagcgggcgccgccaccacccacgccgGCCTGCAGTCTCCTACCAGCGGTGCCTGGAAGgacgcctcgcgcggcggctccgccgacgacgctgcgtCTGCGAGGGAAACGGTGCAGAGCCCCACGAccgggcggtggaggcgcggctcgggcgacgcgggcgacctgACTGCCCGCGTGGCGGAGGCGTCCCCGGAGGAGATTAAGAAGGTTGAGGCCGAGATGGCTATCAAGGAGGAGCcgaagctggaggaggaagaggacgacgaggaggaccagGATGAGAAGGATGGTGAGAAGGTGGTGGTCGCGCCAAAGAGTGCAGACACGAAAAAGGAGGAGATCAAGACCAGCGCaaagaaggaagaagaggaagacgaggatggggacgacgacgatgatgaagacgacgactcgTCGGATGGGGAGCCCAAGGGAAAAGCAGAGCCCAAAAGGGCGGCACCAGCCTCGAAGTAG